Within the Anguilla rostrata isolate EN2019 chromosome 6, ASM1855537v3, whole genome shotgun sequence genome, the region gaataaaaatgaattaaaaagcgCACTTGAGTAACCGCAAGGACAAATCAGCCTGTAATCGTCCGCAGAAAAACGTAAAATGTTCCACCCCTAGCGTCCATGCAGAGATCAGAACTCTTGCATGCAGGTTTCTTGCCCGGTCTTCTCTGTAGGACCTGTGCCGAGTAGATGAACCTGTACTAGATCAGAACCACCAGCTCTGTTCGAAAGCCAGCCTCATAAGAGCCGCTTCTGCCATAGAATCAGAGGACATTTCCCAACCGACAGAGCCGTCGCACCGGCGATGAGTTCCACTGTCACTGTCGCTGTACGCATCCCATCAGGCACCTGGGCGTAGTCAAGCGCAGGTGGTCTGCCTACTCCCGTCCCCGGTCTCTCGGCGTCCGTCCCCATGGCGACGGCCTCGGCTGGGCACAACAGCATGGGGGCCCCCGCGCGCCTGGTTGCCAGGCAGCAGTGGCTTTGTTTACACCTGCAGTGGGATCGGTACAGCAATTACAGTTGCCCAGGGGCCAGGTGAAAGCTGGAGGAGCTTTGTACCGTCTCAAGGAACAGCGGGAAAGTGGGGGGGGTCAACAATGTGACGCAAATCCACTGCAAACACCTCCCCAGTGGAAACGAGGCCTTTTGCTCTCATCTTTGTAAAGAAATGGACTTACAGCGCTAGTGTCTCCCTTCGCTGTCACCGGGCTTTGTGAGTAGCATaagtttgcttttatttgatgtaggatttttttttatagccaaTGCCAGCTGGTGTTCATTTTTCACTTGATTGTGATGCTCTTTTCTTTATACTGTTTATTACACGGCTGTTTGTCTGACAgcagatctttttttaaacggttGAcctcaaaacattgttttttttttttttttgagccggCCGTGGTATTCACACTGAAATTACTCTCTCTAGTCCTTTGTCAGTGCTACATTGCGACACACAATGCATGTTATACTAAGATTAAATCCAGCATTTCAACTGCTGTGCATTCAAGTGGCCATGATATAATAACCCTTTGAACAGCaggcttttcaaaatgttttatttatttatttatttgggctATTTATTCAGAATTCTAaaccagtgttctagaactccactggtttcagttaccagtagtgattggtacatcagcattagaatgttcagtttggAACATTCTTATCGCaaatttgtgatcttacaccttaaagggttaatcacGAACGGGGATGGCTGAAGTTGTAtcgctctttctctttttcactgTTCAGGGCTTGTGCTTCTCTGGGGATTGCTGCTGTGTGCGATGGATGGAGGAGTAGGGGGGTGTGAGTGCCCACAGGCGACCATTTTGGCTCAGTTTCCCCCCGAGCTACCTCACGAGGCCTGCTGCCTGAATTACTCAGGCTCCTCCTTCGGCAGTGTGACGTGGGCCTTGTTCTCCGACGTGAGGAACCTGAAAGTCCTCGACCTGTCGGACTGTAACATCACGCACCTCCAGGACGCTGCCGCTTCGCCCGCCTGGCTGAGGGAGGCGTATCTGGGCCGCAACATGCTCAGGAAGCTTCCGGAGGGCTTCCTGGCTAACGCCACCCAGCTCAGAGTGCTGGACCTGAGGGGGAACTTCCTGGAGAGGCTGCCGGACGACTTCCTGCAGGGCTCCGTCCGTCTCCGGGAGCTGCGGCTGGACTCCAACCGCCTGGCCGTCCTCCCGCGCGGCGCGCTCCAGCCCAGCCTGGAGCGCCTGGAACTTTCTGGAAACGTGTGGGACTGCTCCTGCGCCCTGGTGGAGGACCTGCAGGGTCGCCGGGGCAACGACAGCAGCTGGCAGGGCGCGGTCGGGAACCTGACCTGCGCCTCGCCCGCCTGGCTGGCCGGCCGGAGCGTGTGGTCGGTGCGGACGGGCGACGTGTGCCAGGGCCCGACCCTCACCGTCCTCTTCATCCTGGtgccgctgctcctcctcctcgccctggggctgtgctggtgctgcgggaggaggaggaagaagaagaggaaggaagcCGGCCTCCGTCCGACCAAGTGGGTCCCCGAACCGGGAGCCGCCAACGCGCAGCACCGAAACGGCTCGCAGCAcgagcggcggcgggggcgacCCAGGCCGGGCGGGACGCCCGaggcgggaggggggatggggcgggACGTGCTCCTGAAGAACCAGCTGATGTTCCGGCCGTCCTCCGACCTCCTCGGCAGCAGCAGGGACCTGTACGAGGAGGTGGAGGTCAAGCTCGGCTCCGCCGactccctggccccgcccccttccgaGGACCTCCCCGCGGCTCCCAGCCTGGAGGCCCGGGAGCCGTCGGAGGGCCAGGGGGAGGACGACAGGGCCGACCCGGAGACGGTGAGCGTCACCGAGGTGATGAAGGACTCGGCGGACCGGGAGAAGGCCTACCTGGCGCAGTCCACGGAGTACTACAGCCTGGTCCCCGGCATCGACCTGGAGGACTCGGACCACGCCGAGTACGAGAGCGTGGACCTGTCGTGATGACGGCCTCGGGGCCGGGGCCCTGTCCAGCAGCTCCGCTCAAGGCCCTGTCCAGCAGCTCCGCTCAAGGCCCTGTCCGGCAGCTCCGCTCAAGGCCCTGTCCGGCAGCTCCGCTCAAGGCCCTGTCCAGCAGCTCCGCTCAAGGCCCTGTCCGGCAGCTCCGCTCAAGGCCCTGTCCAGCAGCTCCGCTCAAGGCCCTGTCCAGCAGCTCCGCTCAAGGCCCTGTCCGGCAGCTCCGCTCAAGGCCCTGTCCGGCAGCTCCGCTCAAGGCCCTGTCCAGCAGCTCCGCTCAAGGCCCTGTCCAGCAGCTCCGCTCAAGGCCCTGTCCGGCAGCTCCGCTCAAGGCCCTGTCCGGCAGCTCCGCTCAAGACCTTTACCGGACTTTACTGGAGTCTCACAGTCACACCCGAGGAGCGCGTCTGTCACTGTGAACCGTCTGCATCCTCACAGTCACACCCGAGGAGCGCGTCTGTCACTGTGACCTGTCTGCATCCTCACAGTCACACCCGAGGAGCGTGTCTGTCACTGTGACCTGTCTGCGTCCTCACAGTCACACCCGAGGAGCGTGTCTGTCACTGTGACCTGTCTGCGTCCTCACAGTCACACCCGAGGAGCGTGTCTGTCACTGTGACCTGTCTGCGTCCTCACAGTCACACCGAGGAGCGTGTCTGTCACTGTGACCTGTCTGCGTCCTCACAGTCACACCCGGGAGCGTGTCTGTCACTGTGACCTGTCTGCGTCCTCACAGTCACACCCGAGGAGCGTGTCTGTCACTGTGACCTGTCTGCGTCCTCACAGTCACACCCGAGGAGCGTGTCTGTCACTGTGACCTGTCTGCGTCCTCACAGTCACACCCGAGGAGCGTGTCTGTCACTGTGACCTGTGTGCATCCTTCCCCGGGTTACTAACCCGGGGGGGGATTTTAAACACTAAGCCTGGTTAAGGGAGAATGAATATCGACGTTACAAATTTTGTGACCGGGGAAATCCAGAACTGAactttttattgtttatcatTAAATTATGACCTTTGTGAAACTAATTTGTAAATTTGCTTCACAAATTGTTTTatgacactttttatacattttaaaataatagaatgctgtttgtacattttacattgtctTCTTATATAAGCAGTTAAAAGTTTGTTGCCatcaaaatatatgtaaatatttttccattcatttcttgtTTGACTTGTTACTATGACAATGTTTTGGTTGTTGTCTgtgtatttatctgtgtgttttattctgTACTAACTCACTTGCCTTTAAATACAATTCAAGTCAATCAAATttcttaattaaaacattttaatgccattaactttatgaaaagcttatttattaaatgactgaagggaaaatgtaattatttttatagatGTAAGGAAGTACGAAAGTACACCAAAGTAAGcaatcattttctgtaatttcattCTGTAAGAATGctatacttgttttttttttaatttgttagcTTTTTTTGCTGCTTGACAACAATGTGctaaatgaataacaaaaataacgtACATTCCAATGACATAATTATTTTCCAGAATATTTGTAGCCTTAAAATATATGCAGTAAAGTGACGTAGAGTTCCCTGACTTAGTAAACCTGCATTTTAACACAAAAGCCCCTGTGAGCCCTATGCTGAAATCCACTCATTCTGTGGCAGCAGACTATCAAAGCATGCTCAGTGCTGATAGCATCTCTGTCCCTGATCAGATTGGCTCAGCTGCAGGAGACCGGTGGTAAATGCTAATGGAGCTAAGCTGCCCCATCCATGCCGAGATCTGGGAGTGTGGGATGTGAGCGCTTCTGCTTATGGGCAGGGAGAAAACAAACCCACCTGTATCTGtcaaccagacacacacacaaacatacacgcacacatttctcacacaaacacacacacactgacacacaaacatacacgtacacatttctcacacaaacacacacacacaaacatgcacacactcttacacacgcacacacacacacacacacacacacacataccatgaCCTCCTCAGAGCCTGGTGCTGACCGCTCGTTGGCAGTGCCCTTGGGCAGAGCACTGCAGAGAGCACTAAGCAGCGTTCAGGCAAGCTTGCTAGCTAATTTGACTCTGAGGAAAAGGTGTGGAAGTTCCTGTACTTTAAAAATAACCCAGCCACATTGTTTCACACAGGGTCCCATTGTGCTCGTCATTCTTTGTTTTCCATAGATGATCTTGCTCCAAATGCTGCATATTTGCATCTCAGCATACACCTGAAAGTTTTAATGTGTTGTAAGACAAACTGtaaaacacaactttttttaagtTGCTGTGTAAGAAAAGGTCACTTTCCTTACATAGATACTGAAGGACTGTAAGCGCTCTGTAGTTATAGGTCGTGTGTGGCCCCATATTTCCATATGGTTCGGAAGTTGGACCTCTCAGTTCTTACATCAGTAAATATGCTGCAAGCCTCAGAGCCTTGATAATATTCCATAGCAGTGTTATAACAAGATGTGTTTCAACAACGTCACCCTCAACATTAAAAAGCTATTAAAGAGAAAACTACTCAACCTGAGCTATTCAAATTTTGTTGTTGTCACTAATGAATGGAGATGATTTGCATTGTGGATGATGCCTTGATTATACAGAATTTAAAGACTGTCGTTAAAGTACGTGACAAACCTATGTGACCGACTACTATTTTCTGAAGGAACGGACATTTttttatgtcatatttttaGAATGAGTTATTTGTATTGCTTTGTAAATGTATAGagtgataaataaatatctgtttaCTGCATTAGGAATTGTTTGCTTTAATAAAACTGTACTGTGACATGATTTCAGGATGATGATAAATCTCATTGTTATTGATGTGATAATAACAATCATCAGTAATGGGACTGACCCATTCCAGTATAGTAAACAGGAGTTATAGTTGTGAGACAGAAAAGATTATTCATAGGAAACGCGCATCAATCGCCATCCTATAGGCATATTCCCTGAGAACAGGCTGCTCGAGCTTTGCGATGACTCGGGGGAGAAA harbors:
- the si:ch211-106k21.5 gene encoding leucine-rich repeat-containing protein 26 isoform X2 — its product is MRSLYNGLVLLWGLLLCAMDGGVGGCECPQATILAQFPPELPHEACCLNYSGSSFGSVTWALFSDVRNLKVLDLSDCNITHLQDAAASPAWLREAYLGRNMLRKLPEGFLANATQLRVLDLRGNFLERLPDDFLQGSVRLRELRLDSNRLAVLPRGALQPSLERLELSGNVWDCSCALVEDLQGRRGNDSSWQGAVGNLTCASPAWLAGRSVWSVRTGDVCQGPTLTVLFILVPLLLLLALGLCWCCGRRRKKKRKEAGLRPTKWVPEPGAANAQHRNGSQHERRRGRPRPGGTPEAGGGMGRDVLLKNQLMFRPSSDLLGSSRDLYEEVEVKLGSADSLAPPPSEDLPAAPSLEAREPSEGQGEDDRADPETVSVTEVMKDSADREKAYLAQSTEYYSLVPGIDLEDSDHAEYESVDLS
- the si:ch211-106k21.5 gene encoding leucine-rich repeat-containing protein 26 isoform X1, which gives rise to MGQLASQTTVSANRIPHGYCQRNRQQVTAMLSEGLVLLWGLLLCAMDGGVGGCECPQATILAQFPPELPHEACCLNYSGSSFGSVTWALFSDVRNLKVLDLSDCNITHLQDAAASPAWLREAYLGRNMLRKLPEGFLANATQLRVLDLRGNFLERLPDDFLQGSVRLRELRLDSNRLAVLPRGALQPSLERLELSGNVWDCSCALVEDLQGRRGNDSSWQGAVGNLTCASPAWLAGRSVWSVRTGDVCQGPTLTVLFILVPLLLLLALGLCWCCGRRRKKKRKEAGLRPTKWVPEPGAANAQHRNGSQHERRRGRPRPGGTPEAGGGMGRDVLLKNQLMFRPSSDLLGSSRDLYEEVEVKLGSADSLAPPPSEDLPAAPSLEAREPSEGQGEDDRADPETVSVTEVMKDSADREKAYLAQSTEYYSLVPGIDLEDSDHAEYESVDLS
- the si:ch211-106k21.5 gene encoding leucine-rich repeat-containing protein 26 isoform X3, giving the protein MDGGVGGCECPQATILAQFPPELPHEACCLNYSGSSFGSVTWALFSDVRNLKVLDLSDCNITHLQDAAASPAWLREAYLGRNMLRKLPEGFLANATQLRVLDLRGNFLERLPDDFLQGSVRLRELRLDSNRLAVLPRGALQPSLERLELSGNVWDCSCALVEDLQGRRGNDSSWQGAVGNLTCASPAWLAGRSVWSVRTGDVCQGPTLTVLFILVPLLLLLALGLCWCCGRRRKKKRKEAGLRPTKWVPEPGAANAQHRNGSQHERRRGRPRPGGTPEAGGGMGRDVLLKNQLMFRPSSDLLGSSRDLYEEVEVKLGSADSLAPPPSEDLPAAPSLEAREPSEGQGEDDRADPETVSVTEVMKDSADREKAYLAQSTEYYSLVPGIDLEDSDHAEYESVDLS